From the genome of Psychrilyobacter atlanticus DSM 19335, one region includes:
- the rimM gene encoding ribosome maturation factor RimM (Essential for efficient processing of 16S rRNA), with protein MELISVGKISGTHHLMGTVKVSSNFEDLSIIVGSKVIVKNTSGMSRILTVTNIKKISPKRLAFDFEEITNKTEGTALSGYSIYVRKDILGLEEDEYYASDIIGMMAVTVEGEELGEITDLMETAGHDIYVIGTGKEEIMVPSVDEFVKDIDFEKRVVTFDLIEGMRP; from the coding sequence ATGGAATTAATTTCAGTTGGAAAAATTTCAGGAACTCATCACTTAATGGGAACGGTCAAGGTTTCTTCAAACTTTGAAGACCTAAGTATAATAGTAGGATCAAAGGTCATCGTAAAAAACACCAGTGGAATGAGCAGAATATTAACAGTAACAAATATAAAAAAAATAAGTCCTAAAAGATTAGCTTTTGACTTTGAAGAAATAACTAATAAAACCGAAGGAACTGCTTTATCTGGATATTCTATCTATGTGAGAAAAGATATCTTAGGGTTGGAAGAGGATGAATATTATGCCTCTGACATCATTGGGATGATGGCTGTCACTGTAGAAGGAGAAGAATTAGGAGAAATTACTGACTTGATGGAAACAGCAGGGCATGACATCTATGTAATTGGTACAGGGAAGGAAGAGATAATGGTTCCTTCAGTAGACGAATTTGTAAAAGATATTGATTTCGAAAAAAGGGTAGTTACTTTTGATCTAATAGAGGGAATGAGACCATGA
- a CDS encoding KH domain-containing protein — MEKLEALLKYIVSEMVKTQDAIDITYEEKKDLIVFKIRVADGELGKVIGKNGLTANAIRGVMQAAAVKDKLNVNVEFLD, encoded by the coding sequence ATGGAAAAATTAGAAGCGTTATTAAAATATATAGTTTCAGAAATGGTAAAAACACAAGATGCAATCGATATTACATATGAGGAAAAGAAAGACCTTATTGTGTTTAAAATCAGAGTAGCTGATGGTGAATTAGGGAAAGTAATCGGTAAAAACGGTCTGACTGCTAATGCTATCAGAGGAGTAATGCAGGCAGCAGCAGTAAAAGATAAATTAAATGTAAATGTAGAATTTTTAGATTAA
- a CDS encoding acyl-CoA thioesterase, whose translation MEKSCHTIDHRVYYNETDQMGRVYHSNYVIWMEKGRTEFIRTKKISYKSLEEDGIFLPVSDIDIKFFKAIEYDMELKIKTILTEINRIKVKFRYEFYDSGMEILFGVANTTNIFTDRDGRPKRVTKELVDRIKNN comes from the coding sequence ATGGAAAAAAGTTGTCATACGATAGATCACAGAGTCTACTATAACGAAACTGACCAAATGGGAAGGGTATATCATTCAAACTATGTTATCTGGATGGAAAAGGGAAGAACTGAGTTTATTAGAACTAAGAAGATCTCTTACAAATCTTTGGAGGAAGATGGAATCTTTCTTCCTGTATCGGATATAGATATAAAATTTTTTAAAGCCATAGAATATGATATGGAATTAAAGATAAAAACTATCTTGACGGAGATAAATAGAATTAAAGTTAAATTCAGATATGAATTTTATGACAGTGGGATGGAAATTCTTTTTGGAGTTGCAAATACCACAAATATATTTACAGATAGGGATGGTAGGCCAAAAAGAGTCACTAAAGAATTAGTAGACAGGATAAAAAATAATTAA
- a CDS encoding DUF4911 domain-containing protein, with protein sequence MMRSYEFFIQTERKHIDFINKVMEAYEGLGIVRTLDAKLGTIKIISTEFYADEVRVVVEDLDKNGVYAKITYEGPWKGVL encoded by the coding sequence ATGATGAGAAGTTACGAGTTTTTCATTCAAACAGAAAGAAAACACATCGATTTTATAAATAAGGTAATGGAAGCTTATGAAGGTTTAGGAATAGTTAGAACTTTAGATGCTAAATTAGGAACAATAAAGATTATATCTACTGAATTTTATGCTGATGAAGTAAGAGTTGTTGTAGAAGACCTAGATAAAAATGGAGTATATGCCAAGATAACCTATGAAGGGCCTTGGAAGGGTGTATTATAA
- the rsmA gene encoding 16S rRNA (adenine(1518)-N(6)/adenine(1519)-N(6))-dimethyltransferase RsmA, with product MGFKHKKKYGQNFLTNAGQVLDRIIEVSDVNSEDTIVEIGPGEGALTELLLEHGKKVTCMEIDTDLEKILRRKFDTNPKFTLLMGDVLEQNFQEKIGEPIKVVANIPYYITSPIIHKLIENRNIINEIYIMVQKEVAERICAKSGKERSVLTLSVEYFGDAEYLFTIPKEDFDPVPKIDSAFMSIKLRADNKYEKLVDEATFFKYVKAAFANKRKNILNNLSNLGFSKAELKEKLETIGIEGNRRAEAISIDEYMELIRVLEEK from the coding sequence ATGGGATTTAAACATAAGAAAAAATATGGACAAAACTTTTTAACCAATGCAGGTCAGGTTTTAGACAGGATTATAGAAGTTTCAGATGTAAATTCTGAAGATACTATAGTGGAGATAGGACCTGGTGAGGGAGCACTTACAGAGCTATTATTGGAGCATGGAAAAAAAGTTACATGTATGGAGATAGATACAGATCTAGAAAAAATACTTAGAAGAAAATTTGATACCAACCCTAAGTTTACTTTACTTATGGGAGACGTTTTAGAGCAAAATTTTCAAGAAAAAATAGGAGAACCTATAAAGGTAGTAGCTAATATTCCTTACTATATCACTTCTCCAATTATTCATAAATTAATAGAAAATAGAAATATTATAAATGAAATTTATATAATGGTACAAAAAGAAGTAGCTGAAAGAATATGTGCAAAATCGGGAAAAGAGAGAAGTGTTCTTACACTATCTGTTGAATACTTTGGTGATGCAGAATATTTATTTACTATTCCAAAGGAAGATTTTGATCCAGTACCTAAGATTGATTCGGCATTTATGTCAATTAAACTTCGTGCTGATAATAAGTATGAAAAATTAGTAGATGAAGCTACATTTTTTAAATATGTAAAAGCAGCCTTTGCTAACAAGAGAAAAAACATACTGAATAACTTATCTAACCTAGGGTTCAGCAAGGCTGAATTAAAAGAAAAATTAGAAACTATAGGTATAGAGGGAAACAGAAGAGCTGAAGCAATAAGTATCGATGAATATATGGAGCTTATCAGAGTCTTAGAAGAAAAATAA
- the hpt gene encoding hypoxanthine phosphoribosyltransferase produces MKYSVDVMISKEEIAGKVAELGARINEKYKNSEELVLIALLRGSVIFMADIARELKLENVRLDFMTVSSYGNSMTSSRDVKIKKDIEDCIKGKDVLIVEDLIDTGFTLSKVVEILKIREPKSLSICTLLDKPARREANVDVEFSGFQIPDEFVVGYGIDYAEKHRELPFIGKVTIEK; encoded by the coding sequence ATGAAATATTCAGTAGATGTAATGATCTCAAAAGAAGAGATCGCAGGGAAAGTAGCAGAATTAGGAGCTAGAATAAACGAAAAATATAAAAACAGTGAAGAGTTAGTATTGATCGCTCTTTTACGTGGATCAGTAATATTTATGGCAGATATTGCCCGTGAATTAAAATTAGAGAATGTAAGATTAGACTTTATGACTGTATCTAGTTATGGAAATTCTATGACTTCATCTAGAGACGTAAAGATCAAAAAAGATATTGAAGATTGTATTAAAGGTAAAGACGTTCTTATTGTAGAAGATTTAATAGATACAGGATTTACTCTGAGCAAAGTTGTTGAAATATTAAAAATCAGAGAACCAAAATCACTTAGTATTTGTACACTTTTAGACAAACCAGCTAGAAGAGAAGCAAATGTTGATGTGGAATTTTCAGGATTCCAAATTCCAGATGAATTTGTAGTAGGATATGGAATTGATTACGCAGAAAAACATAGAGAACTACCGTTTATCGGAAAAGTAACTATAGAAAAATAA
- the hpt gene encoding hypoxanthine phosphoribosyltransferase translates to MNKKPWDKGIATKMLTEDQIAARVAELGAQITKDFKEKEEDIIVVCLLKGSIIFMADLCRKIELPLKMDFMTVSSYGNEFVSTREVKIKKDLDENIMGKHVIVVEDIIDSGNTLKTVLKMLGHRGPKSVSLCTLLNKPSRREVEIDVQYIGFEIEDEFVLGYGLDYMQEYRNIPYVGIMGNLEELED, encoded by the coding sequence TTGAATAAAAAGCCTTGGGATAAAGGAATTGCCACAAAAATGCTTACAGAGGACCAAATTGCTGCAAGAGTTGCTGAGTTAGGAGCTCAAATCACAAAAGATTTTAAAGAGAAAGAGGAAGATATAATCGTAGTATGTTTATTAAAGGGATCGATTATATTTATGGCAGACCTTTGTAGAAAAATTGAATTACCACTAAAGATGGATTTTATGACTGTATCTAGTTATGGAAATGAATTTGTATCAACAAGAGAAGTTAAGATCAAAAAAGATTTAGATGAAAATATCATGGGGAAACATGTAATCGTAGTAGAAGATATAATTGATTCAGGAAATACATTGAAAACTGTATTAAAGATGTTAGGACATAGAGGACCTAAATCAGTATCACTATGTACACTTTTAAACAAACCTTCTAGAAGGGAAGTTGAGATTGATGTACAATATATTGGTTTTGAAATAGAGGATGAGTTCGTATTAGGTTATGGATTAGACTATATGCAAGAATATAGAAACATCCCTTACGTAGGTATCATGGGAAATTTAGAAGAATTAGAAGACTAA
- a CDS encoding LysM peptidoglycan-binding domain-containing protein has product MISRKYNISISQLQARNDLAANKIIAGTNIDVGGDGYHIVVYGENLSLIASRYNLTPPKLMALNNMKNQTIHPNMKLKVSGNSRQKNVVKTTSNNRPKASGHRSKNHFSIKEFVDRETYRKYGSRSIWFVDKELIDQMNQLRELFGREITINNWATGGQFQWRGFRTSRSPEYTSYSSHSFGRAVDFDVKGLSAAQARKKIIGWYNEGILISKSISLETEVSWVHLDIRNGGGLRTFKP; this is encoded by the coding sequence GTGATTAGCAGAAAATATAATATAAGTATTAGTCAGCTGCAAGCAAGAAATGATTTGGCTGCGAATAAAATTATTGCAGGAACAAATATAGATGTTGGTGGAGATGGGTATCATATTGTTGTATATGGAGAAAATCTTTCATTGATAGCATCTAGATATAATCTGACTCCTCCAAAATTAATGGCTTTAAACAATATGAAAAATCAAACTATTCATCCTAACATGAAGTTGAAAGTTTCAGGGAATTCGAGACAGAAAAATGTGGTTAAAACTACTTCAAACAATAGACCAAAAGCTTCTGGACACAGGAGTAAAAATCATTTTAGTATTAAAGAATTTGTAGACAGAGAAACTTATCGAAAATATGGGTCAAGAAGTATTTGGTTTGTAGATAAAGAGCTTATCGATCAAATGAATCAGTTAAGGGAATTGTTTGGCCGTGAGATCACAATTAATAACTGGGCAACTGGAGGTCAATTCCAGTGGAGAGGATTTAGAACTTCTAGGTCTCCAGAATATACATCTTATTCTTCTCATTCTTTTGGAAGAGCTGTAGATTTTGATGTCAAAGGACTTTCGGCTGCCCAGGCCAGGAAAAAAATTATTGGATGGTATAACGAGGGAATTTTAATCTCTAAATCAATAAGTCTGGAAACAGAAGTCTCATGGGTACATCTAGATATTAGAAATGGAGGAGGGCTGAGAACTTTCAAGCCATAA
- a CDS encoding sulfurtransferase, with translation MKKLFVILTLTIGLIGCGSKVEEPKDQVIKKGSVSVKEVQKAEKDKNIVLMDTRSYDEYNGWDLDGKGINGHIPGAVNYPTSAIKDGDIEKALERKGIVAGNEIILYGKESKTMAAALIEKGYTVSIFDGGVDKWAEDSLSFEKLKKYETIVPVSWVKDLLEGKKVNHYDGRPVKVFNVGWGEKGKPHKEGHIPGSYWMHTGWVEEGPLWNRVDDVRIKAEMERQGITTNTLVLIYGDPLAATRFGVIAKYAGVEDVRMINGGLKGWKDAGYPVETEMKTPKPAKEFGAEVPQNPEIIIDLPEAVELLKAEDGDLISIRSWREYLGKVSGYDYIKPRGRIEGAKWGMAGSDPWHLEDYRGMDQFHMRPYTEIQKMWEGLKINSKNHLAFYCGTGWRASEVWFYAQAMGLQRISVYDGGWKEWSETKETQKKVLKGEPKVLNEESFMN, from the coding sequence ATGAAAAAATTGTTTGTTATACTGACACTGACGATTGGTTTAATAGGATGCGGCAGTAAAGTAGAGGAACCAAAAGATCAAGTTATTAAAAAGGGTTCTGTTAGTGTAAAGGAAGTACAAAAAGCAGAAAAAGATAAAAATATAGTTTTAATGGATACTAGAAGTTATGATGAATATAATGGTTGGGATTTAGATGGAAAAGGAATTAATGGTCATATTCCTGGAGCAGTAAATTATCCTACCAGTGCTATAAAAGACGGGGATATAGAAAAGGCTCTTGAGAGAAAAGGAATTGTAGCGGGCAATGAGATAATTCTTTATGGTAAAGAGTCTAAAACTATGGCAGCAGCTCTTATAGAAAAGGGATATACAGTATCTATCTTTGACGGAGGAGTAGATAAGTGGGCAGAAGATTCATTATCTTTTGAAAAATTAAAAAAATATGAAACTATCGTACCTGTGAGCTGGGTAAAAGATCTTTTAGAGGGAAAAAAAGTGAATCACTATGATGGAAGACCTGTAAAAGTATTTAATGTAGGATGGGGTGAAAAAGGAAAACCTCATAAAGAGGGACATATTCCAGGATCTTACTGGATGCATACAGGATGGGTAGAGGAAGGGCCTCTTTGGAACAGAGTTGATGATGTAAGAATTAAAGCTGAGATGGAAAGACAAGGGATCACAACAAATACTCTTGTGCTTATCTATGGTGACCCTCTAGCTGCTACAAGATTTGGAGTTATAGCTAAATATGCAGGGGTAGAAGATGTAAGAATGATAAATGGCGGACTTAAGGGATGGAAAGATGCAGGATATCCCGTGGAAACTGAGATGAAAACTCCAAAGCCGGCAAAAGAATTTGGTGCAGAGGTACCTCAAAACCCAGAAATTATTATAGATCTTCCTGAAGCTGTAGAGTTATTGAAAGCTGAAGATGGAGACCTTATCAGTATTAGAAGCTGGAGAGAGTATCTAGGGAAAGTTAGTGGTTATGATTATATTAAACCCAGAGGAAGAATCGAAGGAGCGAAATGGGGGATGGCAGGATCAGACCCTTGGCACTTAGAAGATTATAGAGGGATGGATCAATTTCATATGAGACCGTATACTGAGATTCAAAAGATGTGGGAAGGATTGAAAATAAATTCTAAAAATCATTTGGCATTTTATTGTGGAACAGGATGGAGAGCAAGTGAAGTATGGTTCTATGCACAGGCTATGGGTCTTCAGAGAATTTCTGTATATGATGGTGGATGGAAAGAATGGTCTGAAACAAAAGAAACACAGAAGAAAGTTTTAAAGGGTGAACCTAAAGTATTAAATGAAGAGAGTTTTATGAATTAA